One Panicum virgatum strain AP13 chromosome 9K, P.virgatum_v5, whole genome shotgun sequence genomic region harbors:
- the LOC120651236 gene encoding mitochondrial import inner membrane translocase subunit TIM22-3-like produces the protein MAARRGREWDGDELVGPPQTPLAAPVVCLLRSAGDLAAGAFVGSLVGYGKGLITNQGMKASLSNAGSSAKTFAALAGVQSFIMCLLRRLRGKDDVINAGMSGCCTGLALSFPGAPQAMFHSCVTFAAFSCIMDGLNKQQAAMALTLDGKSSFAKSQEASVLPPFTLPPLLDASDALASLCQTHVKPKH, from the exons ATGGCGGCTCGGCGAGGGCGGGAGTGGGATGGGGACGAGCTGGTCGGTCCGCCGCAGACACCTCTCGCCGCACCCGTCGTCTGCCTCCTGCGCTCCGCCGGGGACCTCGCTGCCGGTGCCTTCGTCGGCTCGCTCGTCGGATATG GCAAAGGTTTGATCACGAATCAAGGTATGAAGGCTTCACTTAGCAACGCTGGATCGTCTGCCAAG ACTTTTGCAGCTCTTGCTGGTGTTCAAAGTTTCATAATGTGCTTATTGAGAAGACTGCGTGGGAAAGATGACG TGATCAATGCTGGTATGTCTGGTTGTTGCACAGGCCTTGCTTTGAGTTTTCCAG GTGCGCCCCAAGCAATGTTCCACAGCTGCGTCACCTTCGCAGCATTCTCATGCATAATGGATGGGCTCAACAAGCAGCAGGCCGCCATGGCCCTCACACTTGATGGGAAATCCTCATTTGCCAAGAGCCAGGAGGCCAGCGTTCTCCCACCTTTCACACTTCCCCCACTTCTGGATGCTTCGGACGCTTTAGCTTCACTGTGCCAGACCCATGTTAAGCCTAAACACTAG